A region from the Hirundo rustica isolate bHirRus1 chromosome 20, bHirRus1.pri.v3, whole genome shotgun sequence genome encodes:
- the TMEM250 gene encoding transmembrane protein 250, whose product MPVIPIPRRVRSFHGPHTTCLHSACGPVRTTHLVRTKYNNFDIYLKSRWMYGFIRFLLYFSCSLFTSILWVALSILFCLQYLGIRIFLRFQYKLSIILLLLGRRRVDFSLMNELLIYGIHVTMLLVGGLGWCFMVFVDM is encoded by the coding sequence ATGCCCGTGATCCCCATTCCCCGGCGGGTGCGCTCGTTCCACGGCCCCCACACCACCTGCCTGCACTCCGCCTGCGGCCCCGTGCGCACCACGCACCTGGTGCGCACCAAGTACAACAACTTCGATATCTATCTCAAGTCGCGATGGATGTACGGCTTCATCCGCTTCCTGCTGTACTTCAGCTGCAGCCTCTTCACCTCCATCCTCTGGGTGGCTCTCTCGATCTTGTTTTGCCTTCAGTACCTCGGCATCCGCATCTTCCTGCGCTTCCAGTACAAACTCTCCatcatcctgctcctgctggggcGGAGGCGGGTGGACTTCAGCCTCATGAATGAACTGCTCATCTACGGGATTCATGTCACCATGCTGCTGGTGGGGGGGCTGGGGTGGTGTTTCATGGTCTTTGTGGATATGTAA